One genomic region from Evansella sp. LMS18 encodes:
- the modB gene encoding molybdate ABC transporter permease subunit, whose protein sequence is MYLDFWSPIFISVRVTIIASVTAFLLAVLAAALMKRKNFKGKYIIETILMLPLVLPPTVIGFGLLYFFGRNSTVGQIFETVFNQSIVFSVTAAVLAATVVAFPLMYQTFKAGFEQVDQDLEEVGKVLGGNSFQIFRYVTFPLSKNVLLVGFVLGAARALGEFGATLMFAGNIPGRTQTVPTAIYVAVETGRTELAMYWVLSIVALSFFLLFFVQLKKSS, encoded by the coding sequence ATGTATTTAGATTTTTGGTCGCCGATCTTCATTTCAGTAAGAGTAACGATTATTGCCAGTGTCACTGCATTTTTACTTGCAGTTTTAGCTGCTGCTTTAATGAAACGAAAAAACTTCAAAGGTAAATATATTATTGAAACTATCCTTATGCTGCCGCTCGTTCTCCCTCCAACAGTTATTGGTTTCGGGCTGCTTTATTTTTTCGGGCGAAACAGTACAGTCGGACAAATATTTGAAACTGTTTTTAATCAGTCCATTGTATTTTCTGTAACTGCTGCAGTTCTCGCAGCAACCGTAGTCGCCTTTCCCCTGATGTATCAAACCTTTAAAGCCGGGTTTGAACAGGTGGATCAGGATTTGGAAGAGGTTGGAAAAGTCCTTGGGGGAAATTCTTTTCAGATCTTTCGTTACGTAACCTTCCCACTCTCAAAAAATGTATTATTGGTCGGTTTCGTTCTTGGTGCGGCAAGGGCACTCGGGGAATTTGGCGCCACCTTAATGTTCGCAGGCAATATTCCCGGCAGAACCCAGACTGTCCCTACTGCCATATATGTAGCAGTGGAAACGGGAAGAACAGAGCTTGCCATGTACTGGGTTCTCTCTATAGTAGCCCTCTCGTTTTTCCTGCTGTTTTTTGTCCAGCTGAAAAAGTCTTCCTGA
- the modA gene encoding molybdate ABC transporter substrate-binding protein, translated as MKKIYIYLTAAVLFLIAGCSNNEDKTELYILAAASLSDVMSEIEESYTNYSENTELIFNFSSSGRLRQQIMQGSPADIFLSASVEDMDSLEEEGAVLSRVNLLQNRLVLIASMNHDFQYSSLNDLAGPETDSIAIGQPELVPVGRYAEEALRNAGVLDEIEEKIVYTNDTRQALTYAETGNVDTAVVYETDAGVSESVKVFDIIDESTYSPVYYPAGLLSEASSPAEAEDFLEWLQSEEASSIFEANGFTIFR; from the coding sequence ATGAAGAAAATCTATATTTACTTAACAGCTGCTGTATTATTTTTAATAGCAGGCTGCTCAAATAACGAAGATAAAACGGAACTATACATTCTGGCGGCTGCCAGTCTGTCAGACGTAATGTCAGAAATAGAAGAAAGCTATACTAATTACAGTGAAAACACTGAACTTATCTTTAACTTCTCGTCTTCCGGAAGGCTTCGCCAGCAGATTATGCAAGGGTCCCCCGCTGATATTTTCCTTTCCGCATCAGTAGAAGATATGGACAGCCTTGAAGAGGAAGGTGCTGTTCTCAGCAGAGTTAATCTCCTTCAAAATCGGTTAGTACTGATAGCCTCAATGAATCACGACTTTCAGTATTCCTCCTTAAATGACCTGGCCGGACCTGAAACAGACAGTATAGCAATAGGACAACCTGAACTTGTACCGGTGGGGAGATATGCCGAAGAGGCTCTCAGAAATGCGGGGGTATTGGATGAGATTGAGGAAAAAATAGTTTATACTAATGACACCAGGCAAGCCCTTACCTACGCAGAAACAGGCAATGTGGATACTGCCGTTGTTTATGAGACAGATGCAGGAGTCTCAGAAAGTGTGAAAGTATTTGATATAATTGATGAAAGTACCTATTCGCCTGTCTATTACCCTGCAGGGCTCCTTTCTGAAGCGAGCTCACCTGCTGAGGCAGAGGATTTCCTTGAATGGCTTCAGAGCGAAGAAGCCAGCAGTATATTTGAAGCTAATGGGTTCACTATTTTCAGATAA
- a CDS encoding HD-GYP domain-containing protein translates to MTKKRTPESLFEHISQDNEVLKEFKHHSWRVMYLSAMLGKKTGYYSDDLRIAALLHDIGKMALSKEILFKPGRLNSMEKTIVETHCHIGNRIVRKELGKTLVAEYIRDHHENWDGTGYPRGLTGENITIEGRIIRICDSFDTMTYDLRNYSKVKKTREEAFAELRECSWSQFDGNLVESFIELLSHIDLPENWYHNFDSKFLENVYGYINKPEDFL, encoded by the coding sequence ATGACTAAAAAAAGGACCCCTGAATCCCTGTTTGAACACATATCCCAGGACAATGAAGTATTAAAGGAATTTAAGCATCATTCCTGGCGTGTAATGTATCTTTCCGCTATGCTTGGCAAAAAAACCGGCTATTACTCTGATGATCTTCGTATTGCTGCATTGCTTCATGACATAGGAAAGATGGCTCTCTCAAAGGAAATATTATTTAAGCCCGGCAGGCTTAACTCGATGGAAAAAACAATAGTGGAAACACACTGCCATATAGGAAACCGGATAGTCAGAAAGGAACTTGGGAAAACCCTTGTTGCTGAGTACATAAGGGACCATCATGAAAACTGGGACGGAACCGGTTATCCCCGGGGACTTACCGGCGAAAACATTACAATTGAAGGAAGGATCATACGAATTTGCGATTCCTTCGACACTATGACATATGACTTGAGAAACTACAGCAAGGTAAAGAAAACCCGTGAGGAAGCCTTCGCTGAACTTCGTGAATGTTCATGGTCCCAGTTCGACGGCAATTTAGTGGAAAGTTTTATAGAATTGCTCTCCCATATAGACCTCCCCGAAAACTGGTACCATAACTTTGACTCTAAGTTCTTGGAAAATGTGTATGGCTATATTAATAAACCGGAAGATTTTTTATAA
- a CDS encoding threonine/serine dehydratase encodes MDAMEYLGRLVHRTPLVSSDSINRMAGKNVFLKMENKQKTGSFKLRGAAYKMSLLSDSKLKNGVIAASAGNHAQGVALAAKKRNIKAKIYMPANTPAAKIESTRSYGADIVITGASFQEAYDAALKEEKKYGGYFLHPFDDYDVMAGQGTVAFEMLQQEPFLDTIIAPVGGGGLISGVAIAAKHINPKIKVIGVQAKGACAMYNNYHFPASAPLSEVATLAEGIAVKRPGVHSSHIINKYVDDLLVVSDEEIAAAIIFMLERQKTLIEGAGAAALAALLKYKDSIPGRNCGLIVSGGNIDFGKLVKIKELSRNTELLSEPYKQPMYSR; translated from the coding sequence ATGGATGCTATGGAATACTTAGGAAGACTGGTGCACAGAACACCTCTTGTCTCCTCTGATTCCATTAACAGAATGGCAGGGAAAAACGTATTTCTAAAGATGGAAAACAAGCAAAAAACCGGTTCCTTTAAATTAAGAGGCGCAGCATACAAAATGTCGCTCCTTTCTGACAGCAAATTAAAAAATGGAGTAATCGCTGCCTCAGCTGGAAACCATGCCCAGGGCGTGGCCTTAGCTGCAAAGAAAAGGAACATCAAAGCTAAAATTTATATGCCGGCTAACACACCGGCCGCCAAAATTGAATCAACAAGAAGCTATGGTGCAGATATAGTTATCACAGGAGCTTCTTTCCAGGAAGCTTACGATGCTGCATTGAAGGAAGAAAAGAAATACGGCGGCTACTTTTTACACCCCTTTGATGATTATGATGTAATGGCAGGCCAGGGCACCGTAGCATTCGAAATGCTTCAGCAGGAGCCATTTCTCGATACCATTATCGCTCCTGTCGGAGGCGGCGGTTTAATAAGCGGAGTTGCAATAGCCGCAAAACATATAAACCCAAAAATAAAGGTAATCGGAGTTCAGGCAAAAGGAGCCTGTGCAATGTACAATAATTACCATTTCCCTGCCTCTGCTCCATTAAGTGAGGTAGCAACCTTAGCTGAAGGAATAGCTGTAAAAAGACCAGGGGTTCATTCTTCACATATAATCAATAAATACGTGGACGACTTGCTCGTTGTTTCCGATGAAGAAATAGCTGCCGCAATTATATTCATGCTCGAAAGGCAGAAAACACTTATCGAAGGGGCAGGAGCTGCTGCTCTGGCTGCACTTCTGAAGTATAAGGACTCTATTCCTGGAAGAAATTGCGGCTTGATTGTGAGCGGAGGAAATATCGATTTTGGAAAGCTCGTAAAAATTAAGGAATTATCGCGGAACACCGAATTACTGTCTGAACCATATAAACAACCTATGTACAGTCGTTAA
- the leuD gene encoding 3-isopropylmalate dehydratase small subunit, whose amino-acid sequence MEPFKLHTGLVCPLNRTNIDTDQIIPKQFLKRIERQGFGEFLFFHWRFEDDGKAKDNFPLNKAEYKGASILAAGENFGCGSSREHAPWALEDYGFKVIIAPSFADIFYNNCFKNGLLPLQLNEEEKEYIVKKAETGSYKLTVDLERQTVSDDFGFRTEFQILPHHKEMLLNGWDEIGVTLNYEAKITEYEQQAAK is encoded by the coding sequence TTGGAACCTTTCAAACTGCACACAGGGCTTGTCTGCCCTCTTAACAGGACAAATATTGATACTGACCAGATTATACCGAAGCAGTTTCTTAAACGAATAGAACGACAGGGGTTCGGAGAATTCTTATTTTTCCACTGGCGGTTTGAAGATGACGGGAAGGCTAAGGATAACTTTCCTTTGAACAAAGCTGAATACAAAGGAGCCTCCATTCTTGCAGCCGGGGAAAATTTCGGCTGCGGTTCTTCCCGGGAGCATGCCCCCTGGGCGCTGGAGGATTACGGTTTTAAAGTAATCATCGCTCCAAGCTTCGCAGATATATTCTATAATAACTGTTTTAAAAATGGCCTCCTCCCTCTTCAGTTAAACGAGGAAGAAAAAGAGTACATTGTTAAAAAAGCAGAAACGGGAAGCTATAAACTGACAGTTGATCTGGAAAGACAGACAGTATCCGACGATTTTGGCTTCCGGACTGAATTCCAGATTCTCCCCCACCATAAAGAGATGCTTTTAAACGGCTGGGACGAAATCGGTGTAACTTTAAATTACGAAGCGAAGATTACAGAATATGAACAACAAGCCGCTAAATAA
- the leuC gene encoding 3-isopropylmalate dehydratase large subunit, with protein sequence MNKPKTIVEKIWEQHLVHQEENKPDLIYIDLHLVHEVTSPQAFEGLRIKNRNVRRPERTFATMDHNVPTINRHIINDKIALKQMQTLEENCREFNIPLADIDHPDQGIVHVIGPELGLTQPGRTIVCGDSHTSTHGAFGALAFGIGTSEVEHVLASQTLWQSRPKTLNLKVNGTLGTGVTAKDLILAIIAKYGVRFGTGYVIEYTGEAIRSLSMEERMTVCNMSIEAGARAGLISPDQTTYDYLKGRRHVPEGEDFVKAVEQWNSLATDEGAAYDKTLEINASEVEPQVTWGTNPGMCLPVSASVPGPENAGNPAKKEEILNALDYMGLQPGQPISSIKIDHVFIGSCTNSRLSDLKKAAAVIRGRKVHPSVRAIVVPGSFKVKQDAEKEGIDLIFKQAGFEWREAGCSMCLAMNDDIVPPGGRCASTSNRNFEGRQGNGARTHLVSPEMAAASAVEGHFVDVREYSEFTALT encoded by the coding sequence ATGAACAAACCTAAGACTATAGTCGAAAAAATCTGGGAACAGCATTTAGTCCACCAGGAAGAAAACAAGCCTGACCTCATATATATTGATTTGCATTTAGTCCATGAAGTCACTTCTCCCCAGGCTTTCGAGGGACTCAGAATAAAGAATCGAAATGTCCGGCGGCCTGAACGAACATTCGCAACTATGGACCACAATGTCCCGACAATAAACCGTCATATCATTAATGACAAAATTGCCCTGAAACAGATGCAGACACTGGAAGAAAACTGCAGGGAGTTTAACATCCCCCTTGCAGATATCGACCATCCGGACCAGGGAATTGTCCACGTTATCGGCCCGGAGCTGGGGCTTACCCAGCCTGGGAGGACAATTGTATGCGGGGACAGCCATACCTCTACCCACGGTGCATTCGGTGCTCTTGCTTTTGGTATCGGCACCAGTGAAGTTGAACATGTACTGGCCAGCCAGACATTATGGCAGTCACGACCGAAAACATTGAATTTAAAAGTTAACGGAACACTCGGAACCGGCGTGACGGCAAAGGATTTAATTCTTGCGATCATCGCTAAATACGGCGTCCGCTTTGGCACAGGCTATGTAATTGAATATACAGGCGAAGCGATCCGCTCTCTGTCTATGGAGGAGAGAATGACCGTATGCAATATGTCGATTGAAGCTGGTGCCCGTGCCGGTTTAATCAGCCCGGATCAAACAACTTATGATTATTTAAAAGGAAGACGCCATGTTCCAGAGGGCGAGGATTTCGTTAAAGCAGTGGAGCAGTGGAACAGCCTGGCAACTGACGAAGGGGCAGCCTATGATAAAACTCTCGAAATAAACGCTTCAGAAGTAGAGCCTCAGGTAACCTGGGGAACCAACCCTGGAATGTGCCTTCCGGTAAGTGCATCTGTGCCCGGGCCTGAAAATGCGGGAAATCCGGCTAAAAAAGAAGAAATTCTTAATGCCCTTGACTATATGGGTCTGCAACCAGGCCAGCCGATTTCGTCGATTAAGATTGATCATGTATTTATCGGCTCCTGCACGAACTCCCGGTTAAGTGACCTGAAGAAGGCGGCCGCTGTAATTAGAGGCAGGAAAGTCCATCCTTCTGTTAGAGCAATTGTTGTACCTGGTTCCTTTAAAGTTAAACAGGATGCAGAAAAAGAGGGCATTGACCTGATTTTTAAACAAGCGGGTTTTGAATGGCGGGAAGCCGGCTGCAGCATGTGCCTGGCTATGAACGACGATATAGTGCCTCCTGGCGGGAGATGTGCCTCAACCTCTAACAGGAATTTCGAAGGCCGGCAGGGTAACGGTGCGCGCACCCACCTTGTCAGCCCTGAAATGGCAGCTGCGTCAGCTGTTGAAGGCCACTTCGTTGATGTCCGGGAGTATAGCGAGTTTACAGCATTAACTTAA
- the leuB gene encoding 3-isopropylmalate dehydrogenase, whose protein sequence is MNKQIALLPGDGIGSEVISSAVQVLQVVADEYNHTFNFQIADIGGSAIDKHGTPLPEKTSAVCRASDAVLLGAVGGPKWDKNPSHLRPEKGLLQIRKELGLFANLRPVKGFPSLLHASPLKEEVVNGSDLLIVRELTGGLYFGTPSQRDNGGNSAVDTLSYTKQEIERIVDKAFQCARERRKHLTSVDKANVLESSKLWREVVEAKKVNYPDVKVEHLLVDAAAMKLITNPSQFDVIVTENMFGDILSDEASVLTGSLGMLPSASLREDGFGLYEPVHGSAPDIAGKGVANPLAMILSAAMMLRYSFGLEEEACLIEAGVEHVLKEGYSTGDLQIQNGTKVNTDEMTAQVVSYITSESAAHSILSCYA, encoded by the coding sequence ATGAATAAGCAAATTGCACTTCTTCCTGGCGACGGGATCGGCAGTGAAGTAATAAGTTCAGCAGTCCAGGTTCTCCAGGTGGTTGCCGATGAGTACAACCATACCTTCAACTTTCAGATTGCGGATATTGGCGGCAGTGCCATAGATAAACACGGCACCCCTCTTCCCGAAAAAACTTCGGCGGTCTGCAGAGCAAGTGACGCTGTGCTGCTCGGCGCAGTCGGCGGACCTAAGTGGGATAAAAATCCTTCTCACTTGCGCCCTGAAAAAGGCTTGCTTCAAATCAGAAAAGAACTGGGATTGTTTGCAAACTTAAGGCCTGTTAAAGGATTTCCATCTCTGCTGCATGCCTCTCCATTAAAGGAAGAGGTTGTAAATGGGAGCGATCTTCTTATAGTAAGAGAACTTACAGGCGGGCTTTACTTCGGTACACCGAGCCAGCGTGACAACGGAGGCAACTCGGCAGTTGATACTTTATCCTACACTAAACAGGAAATTGAAAGAATCGTTGATAAAGCGTTTCAGTGCGCCCGGGAGCGTCGGAAACACCTTACTTCGGTTGATAAAGCGAATGTTTTAGAATCCAGTAAATTATGGCGGGAAGTCGTTGAAGCAAAAAAAGTAAATTATCCCGATGTGAAGGTCGAACATCTGCTCGTGGACGCAGCAGCAATGAAACTGATAACAAATCCTTCACAATTTGATGTTATTGTAACGGAAAATATGTTCGGGGACATCTTAAGCGATGAAGCATCAGTGTTAACTGGCTCCCTCGGCATGCTGCCTTCAGCGAGTCTGCGTGAGGATGGCTTTGGCCTTTATGAACCGGTACATGGGTCAGCACCTGATATTGCGGGAAAAGGAGTCGCTAACCCACTGGCTATGATTCTCTCAGCTGCGATGATGCTCAGATATTCCTTTGGTCTGGAAGAGGAAGCCTGCCTAATTGAAGCAGGGGTCGAGCATGTACTTAAAGAAGGATATTCTACAGGAGATCTCCAGATTCAAAATGGCACTAAAGTGAATACGGATGAAATGACCGCTCAGGTTGTCAGCTATATTACATCTGAGAGTGCGGCCCATAGTATTTTAAGCTGTTATGCCTAA
- a CDS encoding 2-isopropylmalate synthase, with the protein MRHINIFDTTLRDGEQSPGVNLNKLEKLEIAKQLERFGVDIMEAGFPASSQGDFEAVREIARTIKNSSVTGLARSVKGDIDAAWEALKEGAEPRLHLFLATSPIHMTYKLKKTPEEVLQTAVKTVAYAREKFPFVQWSAEDASRSDLDFLVKIIEKVIDAGASVINLPDTVGYTTPEDYGKMFRYIKENVPNIDKAVLSAHCHDDLGMAVANSIAAVQNGASQIEGTINGIGERAGNASLEEIAVAFTIRKDHYPFTSSLVLKEIKRTSDLVSKLTGMAVPPNKAVVGRNAFAHESGIHQDGVLKHASTYEIISPDLVGIQSNSLVLGKHSGKHAFKDKINKLGYELSEEKLLDAFTAFKQLTDQKKEVTDEDLFTVLTDIQTDLSDVPKYSLNAFQVHYGSANLPTATVSLTSPDGRKLETACTGNGSVEALYNTIDSLIEEEVHLSDFNLSSVGKGTDALAEVNVQMVVNGLPVAGRGSAQDVLEASAKAFINAVNRVFTAAVPKMQTKIQMS; encoded by the coding sequence ATGCGGCACATTAATATTTTTGATACTACACTCAGAGACGGCGAGCAATCTCCCGGAGTGAATCTTAACAAACTGGAAAAGCTTGAAATTGCCAAACAGCTGGAACGCTTTGGGGTAGATATTATGGAAGCGGGTTTTCCCGCTTCCTCCCAGGGAGACTTTGAGGCTGTACGGGAAATTGCACGAACTATCAAAAATTCATCTGTTACCGGGCTTGCCCGCTCAGTGAAAGGTGACATCGATGCAGCATGGGAGGCATTAAAAGAAGGAGCCGAACCACGTCTTCATCTTTTTCTGGCAACCTCCCCTATCCATATGACCTATAAATTGAAGAAAACACCGGAAGAGGTCCTTCAGACAGCGGTGAAAACAGTAGCTTATGCCAGAGAGAAGTTTCCTTTTGTACAATGGTCCGCTGAAGACGCTTCACGGTCTGACCTTGATTTTCTCGTGAAAATTATTGAGAAAGTCATCGATGCAGGTGCTTCGGTAATCAACCTTCCTGATACAGTTGGTTATACGACTCCGGAAGATTACGGGAAAATGTTCCGTTACATTAAAGAGAACGTTCCAAACATCGATAAAGCTGTCCTTTCCGCCCACTGCCACGATGATTTAGGAATGGCCGTTGCCAATTCGATTGCAGCTGTCCAGAATGGGGCTTCCCAGATTGAAGGTACTATAAATGGGATTGGAGAACGGGCAGGAAACGCTTCCCTGGAAGAAATCGCCGTAGCATTCACAATCAGAAAAGACCATTATCCTTTCACAAGCAGCCTGGTTTTAAAAGAAATCAAACGAACCAGTGACCTTGTTAGTAAGCTTACAGGTATGGCAGTACCACCTAACAAAGCTGTCGTAGGGAGAAATGCATTCGCCCATGAATCAGGCATTCACCAGGATGGGGTGCTGAAGCATGCTTCAACCTATGAAATTATCTCCCCTGACCTGGTCGGCATCCAGTCAAACAGCCTTGTGCTCGGCAAACATTCCGGAAAGCATGCGTTTAAAGATAAAATCAACAAACTTGGCTATGAGCTTTCCGAAGAAAAGCTGCTTGACGCCTTTACAGCATTTAAACAGCTGACTGACCAGAAAAAAGAAGTTACAGATGAAGACTTATTCACTGTTTTGACAGATATCCAGACAGACTTGTCCGACGTTCCAAAGTATTCTCTGAACGCCTTTCAAGTCCACTACGGTTCCGCCAATCTGCCGACAGCTACTGTTTCTCTCACATCCCCGGACGGCAGAAAGCTGGAAACAGCCTGTACAGGTAATGGAAGTGTTGAAGCTCTCTATAACACGATCGATAGTTTAATAGAAGAAGAGGTCCACCTGTCAGACTTTAACCTCAGTTCTGTCGGAAAAGGAACGGATGCCCTCGCTGAAGTAAATGTTCAGATGGTTGTTAACGGGCTTCCTGTTGCAGGCCGCGGTTCAGCTCAGGATGTGCTTGAGGCTTCGGCAAAAGCTTTTATAAATGCTGTAAACAGAGTATTTACAGCTGCAGTACCGAAAATGCAAACAAAAATACAAATGTCCTGA
- the ilvC gene encoding ketol-acid reductoisomerase, protein MTKVLYENNIQEEVLKTKKIAVIGYGSQGHAHALNLKENGYDVVVGVRKGKSFDKAVEDGLQTETVADAAAQADVVMMLLPDEQQPKVYEESVKPNLQPGNALAFAHGFNIHYNQIVPPEYTDVFLVAPKGPGHLVRRTFEEGAGVPALYGIYQDYSGNATATALAYAKGIGAGRAGVLETSFQEETETDLFGEQAVLCGGLTSLVKAGFETLTEAGYQPEVAYFECLHELKLIVDLMYEGGLEGMRYSISDTAQWGDFVSGPRVVNEETKARMKDVLEDIQTGAFAKGWILENQVNRPQFNAVNQKENNHQIEQVGRELRKLMPFVKQPANKKKEVVPHAAH, encoded by the coding sequence ATGACAAAAGTACTTTATGAAAACAATATTCAGGAAGAGGTTTTAAAAACGAAAAAGATCGCTGTAATCGGCTATGGATCACAAGGTCATGCTCACGCTCTCAATCTGAAAGAAAACGGCTATGACGTTGTGGTGGGTGTAAGAAAAGGAAAATCTTTTGACAAAGCGGTTGAAGACGGCCTTCAAACAGAGACAGTTGCTGATGCTGCAGCCCAGGCAGATGTGGTAATGATGCTGCTCCCTGATGAACAACAGCCGAAAGTATACGAAGAAAGTGTAAAACCAAATCTTCAGCCTGGAAACGCGCTTGCTTTCGCCCACGGATTTAATATTCATTACAACCAGATTGTACCTCCAGAATATACAGATGTATTCCTTGTAGCTCCAAAAGGCCCTGGACACCTCGTCCGCCGTACCTTTGAGGAAGGAGCAGGCGTCCCGGCTCTTTACGGAATCTATCAGGATTATTCAGGAAACGCTACAGCCACAGCCCTGGCCTACGCTAAAGGAATCGGAGCAGGCCGTGCAGGTGTCCTTGAAACCTCTTTCCAGGAAGAAACCGAAACAGACCTTTTTGGTGAACAGGCGGTATTGTGCGGAGGTTTAACGAGTCTTGTAAAAGCAGGTTTTGAGACACTTACAGAAGCAGGATATCAGCCGGAGGTTGCCTACTTTGAATGCCTTCATGAATTAAAATTAATTGTTGATCTGATGTACGAAGGCGGTCTTGAAGGTATGAGGTACTCGATCTCCGACACTGCTCAATGGGGTGACTTCGTTTCCGGCCCGCGAGTTGTAAACGAGGAAACTAAGGCACGTATGAAGGATGTGCTTGAAGATATCCAGACAGGCGCATTCGCAAAAGGCTGGATCCTTGAAAATCAGGTTAACCGTCCTCAATTCAACGCAGTAAACCAAAAAGAAAATAACCATCAGATTGAACAGGTTGGAAGGGAACTTCGTAAGCTGATGCCATTTGTTAAGCAGCCAGCAAATAAGAAAAAGGAAGTGGTCCCTCATGCGGCACATTAA
- the ilvN gene encoding acetolactate synthase small subunit codes for MKRIITATVQNRCGVLNRVTGLLQKRQFNIESISVGRTETDQVSKMTFVVDVEDDQKLEQLTKQLNKQIDVLKVSDITDKAIVVRELALIKIVSSSQLRNEIQGIIEPFRASIIDVSRNSLAIQATGKPEKIEALIELLRPYGIKELARTGVTGFLRGHQPQPVELNTYSLLK; via the coding sequence ATGAAAAGAATAATAACTGCAACTGTTCAGAACCGCTGTGGTGTCCTTAACCGGGTAACCGGATTATTGCAAAAAAGACAATTTAATATTGAAAGCATTTCCGTAGGCCGGACAGAAACTGATCAGGTTTCAAAGATGACCTTTGTCGTTGATGTGGAGGACGACCAGAAGCTTGAACAGCTTACTAAACAATTAAATAAACAAATCGATGTTTTAAAGGTTTCCGATATTACCGACAAAGCAATTGTTGTCAGGGAACTGGCCCTGATAAAAATCGTAAGCAGCAGCCAGCTGAGAAACGAAATCCAGGGCATAATCGAGCCATTCAGGGCTTCAATCATCGATGTCAGCAGGAACAGCCTTGCCATTCAGGCTACCGGCAAGCCTGAAAAAATCGAAGCACTAATTGAACTGTTAAGGCCATACGGCATTAAAGAACTGGCAAGGACAGGGGTGACTGGTTTCCTTCGCGGGCATCAGCCCCAGCCAGTTGAACTCAATACGTACAGCCTGTTAAAGTAG